The following coding sequences lie in one Myxococcus xanthus genomic window:
- a CDS encoding Xan family putative trans-acting RiPP leader peptide, with product MASEDTFQQVHHPVDASSVSAQPSEPSAELAAAPEKLDEIEEIDFLLEEIESKIAPLALA from the coding sequence ATGGCGTCGGAAGACACGTTCCAGCAGGTGCATCACCCCGTGGATGCTTCCTCCGTGAGTGCCCAGCCCTCGGAGCCCTCCGCGGAGCTCGCCGCCGCTCCCGAAAAGCTCGACGAGATTGAGGAGATCGACTTCCTCCTCGAGGAAATCGAAAGCAAGATCGCTCCGCTCGCCCTCGCGTGA
- a CDS encoding Rieske 2Fe-2S domain-containing protein, translated as MRHYNEAFSAYWHPVAFSQELGERPLAARLLETDLVVWRTGQGVAASQRYCAHRGADLRDGQPTADGIRCAFHGWTYGADGRCVRIPSQPGVAVPPRAALASFRATERYGLVWVCLAPAPAAPLPEWPELEDNSVATVALPLLDWDVSAGRMVEVILDVAHLSWVHDGTFGNPAQEEVPPYDVEARPDGVRAQIVYPALSPSIGGAPPRVDRTTLTYEVTWPFAVKLAFKPTLFYVHTVYAIASPVSEEKMRCFYFCSYHPRLRAHFPDMFLKSEQAILEQDRRVLEGVRPRAHPTSFAGEIFTKADRLPAEYRRGVIAIRQGRAPADGGPLPE; from the coding sequence GTGCGTCATTACAACGAAGCATTCTCCGCGTACTGGCACCCGGTTGCGTTCTCGCAGGAGCTGGGCGAGCGCCCGCTCGCCGCGCGTCTGCTCGAAACCGACCTGGTGGTGTGGCGCACGGGCCAGGGCGTCGCGGCGTCACAGCGTTATTGCGCACACCGAGGCGCGGACCTCCGTGACGGTCAGCCCACGGCGGATGGCATCCGTTGTGCCTTTCATGGCTGGACCTACGGCGCGGACGGACGCTGTGTGAGAATTCCGTCGCAACCCGGAGTGGCGGTCCCGCCTCGCGCGGCGCTTGCGTCATTTCGTGCCACGGAGCGTTACGGTCTGGTGTGGGTATGTCTGGCCCCAGCGCCGGCCGCGCCGCTGCCCGAGTGGCCGGAACTGGAGGACAACAGCGTGGCCACGGTCGCGTTGCCCCTGCTCGACTGGGATGTGTCCGCCGGCCGCATGGTGGAGGTCATCCTCGACGTGGCCCACTTGTCGTGGGTGCACGACGGCACCTTCGGCAATCCGGCCCAGGAGGAGGTTCCTCCCTATGACGTGGAGGCGCGTCCCGACGGCGTGCGCGCACAGATTGTCTATCCCGCGCTGTCGCCGTCCATCGGTGGGGCGCCGCCCCGGGTGGACCGCACCACGCTCACGTATGAGGTGACGTGGCCCTTCGCCGTGAAGCTGGCCTTCAAGCCCACGCTCTTCTACGTCCACACGGTCTACGCCATCGCCTCGCCCGTGTCGGAAGAAAAGATGCGATGCTTCTACTTCTGCTCGTACCATCCTCGGCTGCGCGCTCACTTTCCGGACATGTTCCTGAAGAGCGAGCAGGCCATCCTCGAACAGGACCGGCGAGTCCTCGAGGGCGTGCGGCCCCGGGCCCACCCCACGAGCTTCGCGGGTGAAATCTTCACCAAGGCGGACCGGCTTCCCGCCGAGTACCGCCGGGGCGTGATTGCCATCCGGCAGGGCCGTGCGCCCGCGGATGGCGGCCCTCTTCCGGAATGA
- a CDS encoding c-type cytochrome, which produces MRLLVLAMALGLCACKPRAEAPQEARPPAAPRQDAVRTQGDAPKSPEAQRLERGRYLVENVLACGACHSERDWTRYGGPVQGAPLSGACQDEQWGLPGRVCSPNITSDPEHGIGKWTDAELLRALREGFGRDGRVLVPMMPYLFYRELSDDDAKAVVAWLRQVPASSKVVARSSLPEEMMNALDGLASALPGPVPPPADDPVARGRYLTQVAQCAACHAGMDEAGTPFAGGRPMPTPYAPEVASNLTPHAQGLHTLREEAFIARFTAFRDLAPAPSAQGQVNKLVMPWGFYAGLSQEDLRAMYRYLRTVPAAVPARAAEAP; this is translated from the coding sequence GTGAGACTCCTCGTCCTGGCCATGGCGCTGGGGTTGTGTGCCTGCAAGCCGCGCGCGGAAGCCCCCCAGGAGGCCAGGCCTCCCGCCGCGCCGCGGCAAGACGCCGTGCGCACGCAGGGTGACGCGCCCAAGAGCCCGGAGGCACAGCGGCTGGAGCGAGGCCGCTACCTGGTGGAGAACGTGCTGGCGTGCGGCGCCTGTCACTCGGAGCGGGACTGGACGCGTTACGGGGGGCCGGTCCAGGGCGCCCCGCTGTCGGGCGCGTGCCAGGACGAGCAGTGGGGGCTGCCGGGGCGCGTCTGCTCGCCCAACATCACCTCCGACCCCGAGCACGGCATCGGCAAGTGGACGGACGCGGAGCTGCTGCGGGCCCTGCGCGAGGGCTTTGGCCGTGACGGCCGGGTACTGGTGCCGATGATGCCGTACCTCTTCTACCGCGAGCTGTCGGACGACGACGCGAAGGCGGTCGTCGCGTGGCTTCGTCAGGTGCCCGCGTCGTCCAAGGTCGTGGCTCGTTCGAGCCTGCCCGAGGAGATGATGAACGCGCTCGATGGGCTCGCCTCGGCCCTGCCGGGGCCCGTGCCGCCCCCCGCGGATGACCCTGTCGCCCGGGGCCGCTATCTCACGCAGGTGGCGCAGTGCGCCGCATGTCACGCGGGCATGGATGAGGCGGGCACGCCCTTCGCTGGAGGCCGTCCCATGCCCACGCCCTACGCGCCGGAGGTCGCGTCGAACCTCACACCCCACGCGCAGGGACTGCACACCCTGCGCGAAGAGGCGTTCATCGCCCGCTTCACGGCCTTCCGCGACCTGGCCCCGGCGCCCAGCGCCCAGGGGCAGGTCAACAAGCTCGTCATGCCCTGGGGCTTCTACGCCGGGCTGTCCCAGGAGGACCTGCGGGCCATGTACCGTTACCTCCGGACGGTGCCCGCCGCGGTGCCTGCCCGTGCCGCCGAAGCACCGTGA
- a CDS encoding TldD/PmbA family protein has translation MADWFLERREVRDSVHVRSGLRLQAPLTEKGWASCRSLAGGVEWRWADLPGDKVPPGELPSEVAARGESLLAPPPLRSAPDEAVEAALLHLVETARAAGASHLEILLREVDRGALFHGHDRQTEDRQRHALLEFKAFHTEGGTSVDAWRCSAFPDTDQLLADLPALSARVEAMVRALRESAPVQPCPTGALPIVFPPGAASACFFHEVCGHPLEGDVVARGGSYLAHRRGQRVAGEHVSVSDDPTDAHGALTFAWDDEGHAARPVPLLRGGIVGTPLVDTRSAAVLGLGCNGHGRRVSYRHPPLARMGHTRVEPHQGRLETLMADVPHGLLVQHLTPRHMNLLSGDFSFYVVEAREIRDGHLGRRVSPGILRGNGLEALAAIDAVGEDVSNLFATRGCRKLDHGPLPVSFGQPSIRFRQLYVEPWR, from the coding sequence ATGGCGGACTGGTTCTTGGAGCGGCGTGAGGTGCGCGATTCCGTCCACGTCCGCTCGGGGCTCCGCCTCCAGGCGCCTCTGACCGAAAAGGGTTGGGCCTCGTGCCGGAGCCTTGCGGGCGGCGTGGAGTGGCGGTGGGCGGACCTGCCAGGCGACAAGGTGCCCCCCGGCGAACTGCCCTCGGAGGTCGCGGCACGCGGTGAGTCCTTGCTCGCTCCCCCCCCCCTGCGCTCCGCACCGGACGAAGCCGTGGAAGCGGCGCTCCTCCACTTGGTGGAGACAGCTCGCGCCGCGGGGGCCTCGCACCTGGAGATTCTGCTGCGCGAGGTGGACCGAGGGGCCCTGTTCCACGGACACGACCGCCAGACGGAGGACCGGCAGCGACACGCCCTGCTGGAGTTCAAGGCCTTCCACACGGAAGGCGGCACCAGCGTGGACGCCTGGCGGTGCTCGGCCTTCCCGGATACGGACCAGCTGCTGGCGGACCTGCCAGCACTGTCCGCGCGGGTGGAAGCCATGGTGCGAGCGCTGCGAGAGAGCGCGCCCGTGCAGCCCTGCCCCACGGGCGCGTTGCCCATCGTGTTCCCTCCCGGGGCCGCGTCCGCGTGCTTCTTCCACGAGGTGTGTGGCCATCCACTGGAAGGCGATGTCGTCGCACGCGGCGGCTCCTACCTGGCGCACCGGCGGGGCCAGCGCGTCGCGGGTGAGCACGTCTCCGTGTCCGATGACCCGACGGATGCGCACGGTGCGCTCACCTTCGCCTGGGATGACGAAGGCCATGCCGCCAGGCCCGTCCCGCTGCTGCGCGGGGGAATTGTCGGCACGCCGCTGGTGGACACCCGAAGCGCCGCGGTGCTGGGGCTGGGCTGCAATGGCCACGGCCGCCGCGTCAGCTACCGGCATCCGCCCCTGGCCCGCATGGGCCACACCCGGGTGGAGCCTCACCAGGGCCGGCTGGAGACGCTGATGGCGGACGTGCCCCACGGGCTGTTGGTGCAGCACCTCACGCCCCGGCACATGAACCTGCTGTCGGGCGACTTCAGCTTCTACGTGGTGGAGGCCCGCGAGATTCGCGACGGCCACCTGGGGCGCCGTGTCTCGCCGGGAATCCTGCGCGGCAATGGCCTGGAGGCCCTGGCAGCCATCGACGCGGTGGGCGAAGACGTGAGCAACCTCTTCGCCACGCGAGGCTGCCGGAAGCTGGACCATGGCCCGCTGCCCGTGTCCTTCGGACAGCCCTCCATTCGCTTCCGGCAGCTCTACGTGGAGCCCTGGCGCTAG
- a CDS encoding metallopeptidase TldD-related protein: protein MPGVDERTCAGVDLVALRDAACSAAVKGELFLSAERRLNLELEARTGAFTTSTGESLWASARVQRVDGVGMSSRHVSAPGELSSLLEGAAAAAPMAGALPEPLAPGAASSPVALPALSRVRAQAWAARVSSTVVPRTGIVQALVLSQSETWTAHVLAGASRAHVESREEVFVRCETERGAVVDAVALGAGQGAHALEALRSRLAEAFDALEGPVDAVDPALPLVLRPAVAAPLVAGLVWMLRGDVAAATPALARALGRKLFPSVLGLEDDAAHPQGTRRRALDDEGMPMHPVRLVDEGRLSGFLHTASTAPRLGGVSNGRALRSMLAGPTPNALNPFVMPRADPLPAHYTELIARVETFTTMPRPGTVTLVAGGWEVRDGRRVRRIAPVELELPVLETFRALRGVGTDLTFFPTAEGCGTPTLVFPPLLSGAQGGQAAR, encoded by the coding sequence ATGCCTGGAGTCGATGAGCGCACGTGCGCGGGCGTGGACCTGGTTGCGTTGAGGGACGCCGCTTGTTCGGCGGCCGTGAAGGGCGAGCTCTTCTTGTCCGCGGAGCGACGCCTCAATCTGGAACTCGAAGCGCGCACGGGTGCCTTCACCACGAGCACCGGCGAGTCGCTGTGGGCGAGCGCGCGGGTCCAACGCGTGGACGGCGTGGGCATGAGCTCGCGCCATGTCAGCGCCCCCGGCGAGCTGTCCTCGTTGCTGGAGGGCGCTGCCGCTGCGGCGCCCATGGCCGGCGCGTTGCCGGAGCCGCTAGCGCCGGGGGCGGCCTCTTCCCCTGTGGCGTTGCCAGCGCTCTCACGGGTGCGGGCCCAGGCCTGGGCAGCGCGCGTGTCGAGCACGGTGGTGCCACGGACGGGCATTGTCCAGGCGCTGGTGCTCAGCCAGTCCGAGACATGGACGGCCCACGTGCTCGCGGGTGCATCCCGGGCGCACGTGGAATCGCGCGAGGAAGTCTTCGTGCGCTGCGAGACGGAGCGGGGCGCGGTGGTGGACGCGGTGGCGCTGGGGGCGGGGCAAGGCGCGCACGCCTTGGAGGCACTCCGCTCCCGCCTCGCGGAGGCCTTCGATGCGCTGGAAGGCCCCGTGGACGCGGTGGACCCCGCGCTGCCGCTCGTGTTGCGCCCCGCCGTGGCGGCGCCCCTGGTGGCGGGGCTCGTGTGGATGCTTCGGGGAGACGTGGCCGCGGCGACGCCCGCGCTCGCGCGTGCCCTGGGACGCAAGCTGTTCCCGTCGGTACTTGGGCTCGAGGATGACGCGGCCCATCCGCAAGGCACACGCCGGCGTGCCTTGGACGACGAGGGAATGCCGATGCACCCGGTGCGGCTGGTGGACGAAGGCCGGCTGAGTGGCTTCCTCCACACCGCGTCCACGGCGCCGAGGTTGGGTGGCGTCTCCAACGGACGGGCGCTGCGTTCGATGCTCGCGGGCCCCACGCCCAACGCCCTCAACCCGTTCGTCATGCCCAGGGCCGACCCGCTCCCCGCGCACTACACGGAGCTCATCGCACGCGTGGAGACCTTCACCACCATGCCGCGTCCCGGCACCGTCACGTTGGTGGCGGGTGGTTGGGAGGTTCGCGACGGCCGTCGTGTGCGCCGCATCGCTCCGGTGGAACTGGAGCTCCCCGTGCTGGAAACCTTCCGCGCGCTGCGTGGCGTGGGGACGGACCTGACCTTCTTCCCCACCGCCGAGGGCTGTGGCACGCCGACGCTCGTCTTCCCGCCCCTGCTGTCGGGTGCCCAGGGAGGGCAGGCGGCCAGGTGA
- a CDS encoding cold-shock protein: MATGTVKWFNDAKGFGFIAQDDGGADVFCHHTAIQTDGFRSLAEGQKVEFETRKGPKGLQAENVRVVG, translated from the coding sequence ATGGCAACTGGCACCGTGAAATGGTTCAACGACGCGAAGGGCTTTGGCTTTATCGCCCAGGACGACGGTGGGGCCGACGTGTTCTGCCACCACACCGCTATCCAGACGGATGGCTTCCGTAGCTTGGCCGAAGGCCAGAAGGTGGAGTTCGAGACCCGGAAGGGCCCCAAGGGCCTTCAGGCCGAGAACGTCCGCGTAGTCGGCTGA
- a CDS encoding helix-turn-helix transcriptional regulator — translation MQRTERLFALAEYLRGRRTGVTAEVLAERFGVTVRTIYRDLDSLRASSMPVSAERGRGGGYALDRSYSLPPVNFTAREAALVVALGRFAIDMRLMPFAGTLESALDKVRAALSTSAQRELLTRLRELAFIGVPSLPSKKPVREALERAWFEQQPLRITYVDSNFLETVRDVRVMSVIMNRHETRVDGEDLTTGERRHFRLDHITRAEVLRAAGP, via the coding sequence ATGCAGCGCACCGAGCGTCTCTTCGCCCTCGCCGAATACCTCCGGGGCCGCCGTACCGGTGTCACCGCGGAAGTCCTCGCCGAGCGGTTCGGCGTCACGGTGCGAACCATCTACCGGGACCTGGATTCGCTGCGCGCCTCGTCGATGCCGGTGTCCGCCGAGCGCGGCCGTGGCGGTGGCTACGCGTTGGATCGCAGCTACAGCCTGCCGCCGGTGAACTTCACCGCGCGCGAGGCGGCGCTCGTCGTCGCGCTGGGGCGCTTCGCCATCGACATGCGGCTGATGCCCTTCGCGGGCACGCTGGAGTCGGCGCTGGACAAGGTGCGCGCGGCGCTCTCCACCTCCGCCCAGCGCGAGCTGCTCACCCGGCTGAGGGAGTTGGCGTTCATCGGCGTGCCGTCACTGCCGAGCAAGAAGCCCGTCCGTGAAGCGTTGGAGCGAGCGTGGTTCGAGCAGCAGCCGTTGCGCATCACCTACGTCGACAGCAACTTCCTGGAGACGGTCCGCGACGTGCGGGTGATGTCCGTCATCATGAACCGGCACGAGACACGCGTCGACGGGGAGGACCTCACCACCGGGGAGCGCCGCCACTTCCGCCTGGACCACATCACCCGCGCCGAGGTGCTGCGCGCCGCCGGGCCGTGA
- a CDS encoding DNA polymerase domain-containing protein has product MEDEWLWGWDPTPGIVSVWAEPDGRAFVWRRVPKTGELLREDVRFRPWLLLASLEDLAHLGPRLRPESDGPARYRVTWQELEGPGALRYLVRGDDGRALTSAVLEGASRRLGQPVSHLKELGANTVLALPPEEQYLTMSGRTYFRDLAFDALRRMQFDLETTGLDPAHHRVFLVALRGPDGATETLEAQGDDDSAEADLLYHLAERVRAWDPDVIENHNLHGFDLPFLARRARHLGVSLALGRAGAPGLRHRPSARGAALGRPVPGAPPDAMRRARYTVPGREFIDTLDAVLRHDFSTRDLPGHGLKAVAKHLGLAGPEREHIPGARVYDVFRTDPARVRRYARDDVTEAGGLARLLGGAAFALARMAPRRYERLADAGPATGVLDPLLVRAYLREGAALPAHQEGDGTSHSGAALHLFASGVARRIVKADVASLYPSLMRQYRIGPKRDRLGVLLALVDRLVDQRLAAKGRARAAAPGSQERFTNEALSAAMKIVVNSAYGYLGAVGLTRFSDVHAANEVTRQGRAVLGLLCRELARRGVTLLEADTDGVYFAVPEDWREADERRVVSEVAALLPPRVQLEFDGRYAAMLSHEPKNYALQPYDGPLVLRGVAFRSSRAEPFGEAFLRRALRCLLAGDIPGVREVYVATVMALRRRELPTPEVCAHVRLTKSGAQYLALRPRRRELPYEAMLASGRKEWPLGEQVRVYRAVGGRAGLLPIPEADDPGTARPLSREEDPRDYDVEYYVRLLRETFAARLVRALTPEDFRTVFDDPGQPSLFAPSLEDAKPILTVLTEPAAALEGA; this is encoded by the coding sequence ATGGAGGACGAGTGGCTCTGGGGCTGGGACCCCACGCCGGGCATCGTCTCCGTGTGGGCGGAGCCCGACGGCCGCGCCTTCGTCTGGCGCCGCGTCCCGAAGACGGGGGAGCTGCTTCGCGAGGACGTGCGCTTCCGTCCGTGGCTGCTGCTCGCGTCCCTGGAGGACCTGGCGCACCTGGGGCCTCGGCTGCGTCCGGAGTCGGATGGCCCCGCGCGCTACCGCGTGACGTGGCAGGAACTCGAAGGGCCTGGAGCGCTGCGCTACCTGGTCCGCGGGGACGACGGCCGCGCGCTCACCAGCGCGGTGCTGGAAGGCGCGTCACGCCGCCTGGGCCAGCCGGTGAGTCACCTGAAGGAGCTGGGCGCGAACACGGTGCTCGCGCTGCCTCCAGAGGAGCAGTACCTCACGATGTCGGGCCGCACGTACTTCCGCGACCTCGCCTTCGATGCGCTGCGCCGCATGCAGTTCGACCTGGAGACCACCGGGTTGGACCCGGCGCACCACCGCGTCTTCCTGGTGGCGCTGCGAGGCCCGGACGGTGCGACGGAGACACTCGAAGCCCAGGGGGATGACGACTCGGCGGAGGCGGACCTGCTCTACCACCTGGCGGAGCGCGTGCGCGCCTGGGACCCCGACGTCATCGAGAACCACAACCTGCACGGCTTCGACCTGCCGTTCCTCGCGCGGCGAGCCAGGCACCTGGGGGTGTCATTGGCGCTGGGCCGCGCGGGGGCACCGGGCTTGCGGCACCGCCCGTCCGCCAGGGGGGCCGCGCTGGGACGGCCCGTGCCCGGCGCGCCTCCGGATGCGATGCGCCGCGCGCGCTACACCGTGCCCGGCCGTGAATTCATCGACACGCTGGACGCGGTGCTGCGGCATGACTTCTCCACGCGGGATTTGCCGGGCCATGGCCTCAAGGCCGTCGCGAAGCACCTGGGCCTGGCGGGGCCCGAGCGCGAGCACATCCCCGGTGCCCGCGTGTACGACGTCTTCCGCACGGACCCGGCGCGCGTGCGGCGCTATGCGCGTGATGACGTGACGGAGGCGGGCGGCCTCGCGAGGCTGCTCGGGGGCGCGGCCTTCGCGCTCGCGCGCATGGCGCCCCGCCGCTACGAGCGGCTGGCGGACGCGGGGCCGGCCACCGGCGTGTTGGACCCGCTGCTCGTCCGGGCTTATCTCCGGGAGGGCGCGGCGCTGCCCGCGCACCAAGAGGGGGATGGCACGTCGCACAGCGGCGCGGCGCTCCACCTGTTCGCCTCGGGCGTGGCCCGGCGCATCGTGAAGGCGGACGTCGCCAGCCTCTATCCCTCCCTGATGCGCCAGTACCGGATTGGCCCCAAGCGGGACAGGCTGGGCGTGCTGCTGGCGTTGGTGGACCGCCTGGTGGACCAGCGGCTGGCGGCGAAGGGCAGGGCGCGTGCCGCGGCGCCTGGCTCGCAGGAGCGCTTCACGAACGAGGCGCTGTCGGCGGCGATGAAAATCGTCGTCAACTCCGCCTACGGCTATCTGGGCGCGGTGGGGCTCACGCGCTTCTCGGACGTGCACGCGGCCAACGAGGTGACGCGCCAGGGCCGGGCGGTGCTGGGCCTCCTCTGCCGGGAGCTGGCCCGCCGGGGCGTCACGCTGCTGGAGGCGGACACGGACGGCGTGTACTTCGCCGTCCCGGAGGACTGGCGGGAAGCCGATGAGCGCCGGGTCGTCTCGGAGGTCGCCGCGCTGCTCCCGCCCCGGGTGCAGCTGGAGTTCGACGGGCGCTACGCCGCCATGCTGTCGCACGAACCGAAGAACTACGCGCTCCAGCCGTATGACGGACCGCTGGTGCTCCGGGGCGTGGCCTTCCGCTCCAGCCGCGCGGAGCCCTTCGGCGAGGCCTTCCTGCGCCGCGCGCTGCGCTGTCTCCTGGCGGGAGACATCCCGGGCGTGCGTGAGGTGTACGTCGCGACGGTGATGGCCCTGCGCCGCCGGGAGCTGCCCACGCCGGAGGTCTGCGCGCACGTCCGCCTGACGAAGTCGGGCGCCCAGTACCTCGCCCTCCGTCCCCGCAGGCGCGAGCTCCCCTACGAGGCCATGCTGGCCAGCGGCCGGAAGGAATGGCCTTTGGGTGAGCAGGTCCGCGTCTACCGCGCAGTGGGAGGCCGGGCGGGCCTGCTCCCCATTCCGGAGGCGGATGACCCGGGCACGGCGCGGCCCCTGTCGCGGGAGGAGGACCCGCGCGACTACGACGTGGAGTACTACGTGCGGCTCCTGCGTGAGACGTTCGCCGCGCGGCTGGTGCGCGCGCTGACGCCGGAGGACTTCCGGACGGTGTTCGACGACCCCGGCCAGCCCTCCCTCTTCGCGCCCTCGCTCGAGGACGCGAAGCCCATCCTCACGGTGCTGACGGAGCCGGCGGCCGCGCTGGAAGGGGCGTAG